The sequence TGGAACATCTTTGGACGCTACTGGATGTAACTATGCTACAGTGACGGTCACGGCGCCCAAAGAGATTCACCTACCTCGTCCGGACGACGGCTACCCCGCACTGGGAAGCGGGTCCGCCGAACTCCGCCGCGGCCTAAAAAGGTCTGCCATCACTTGCCCATCTCGTCCGCCGAGATCCCTATCAAGCTTAGCACGATCATACGAAATCCTCCTCGGGCCATAGAAGATGATGCACTTCCTACTATGGCCCGCGCGTGGCGAGATCAAGCGAGGAGGAGGAAGCCTGTGGCGGCGAGTCCCGCGGCGAAGAGGGCGTAGGGGAGTTGGGTGAGGGCGTGCTCGACGACGCCGCAGCCGCTGCCTCGGGCGGCGAGGACGGTCGAGTCGCCGTAGAAGCAGGTGTGGCTGCCGAAGGCGCTGGCGGAGATGAGGGCTCCGATCACGAGCGGCATGTCCGCCCCCACCGAATCCGCGAGCGGGAGCACGATGGGGACGGCGACCGCGAAGATGCCCCAGAAGGACGCGGTGGCGAAGGCGACGAGCGACATCGTGAGGAAGGTGACGGCGGGGAGCAGTTGCGGCGTCATCAGCGGTTCGACGGTCTCGATGAGGTAGGCGGTGAGGCCGAGTCCGTCGTTCACCTCCTTGAGGAGGAAGCCGCCGAACACGGTCGCCAGGGGGACGATCATCGTGAGCACGCCGGCCATGCTGGTGTCGAGCGCGGCGCGGACGGGGAGGAGTCTCGTGCCCACGATGATGGCGAGGGTGAGGGCCAGCGCCACGACGACGCCCTTGAGGATGTCGAGGTCGAGCCACCAGGTGGCGGCCACGAGGGTGACGACCGGCACGATGAAATGCCATGGGCGCGCGCGCTCGGCGGCGCGCGGGTCGGTTTCGCCTTCGAGCTTCGCCTCTTCCAGGCCCGGAGGGACGACCTGCCCCGTCTCCCGGGCGCGGCGCTCCGCCTTGCGCATGGGGCCGATGGCGGGGACGAGGCCGGTGCCGACGAGGAGCGCCAGGGCCACGGCGATCCACGCGTAGAGCATGAACGGGATCGCATCGATGTAGAGCGAGAGGCCGCGGCCGGACGCCGCCCACCCGGTCTCTTCGAGCAGGCCGGAGAAGTAGGCGGCCCACGTCGAGATCGGTACGAGGATGCACACGGGCGCGGCGGTGGAGTCCACGACGTAGGCGAGCATCTCGCGCGACACGCGATGGCGGTCGGTGAACCGCTTCACGGAGGAACTGACCGCGAGGACGTTCAGGTAGTCGTCGATGAAGACGG is a genomic window of Candidatus Palauibacter australiensis containing:
- a CDS encoding sodium:proton antiporter translates to MEHFGVVSLIPTAVVLAVAVATRRPVESLIIGALVGFAILAPRDPLTAFTDGMVAVMQNETVGWIILVCALFGSLITLLVRVGAAARFGDAASARIRTRGGSLAATWLLGLAVFIDDYLNVLAVSSSVKRFTDRHRVSREMLAYVVDSTAAPVCILVPISTWAAYFSGLLEETGWAASGRGLSLYIDAIPFMLYAWIAVALALLVGTGLVPAIGPMRKAERRARETGQVVPPGLEEAKLEGETDPRAAERARPWHFIVPVVTLVAATWWLDLDILKGVVVALALTLAIIVGTRLLPVRAALDTSMAGVLTMIVPLATVFGGFLLKEVNDGLGLTAYLIETVEPLMTPQLLPAVTFLTMSLVAFATASFWGIFAVAVPIVLPLADSVGADMPLVIGALISASAFGSHTCFYGDSTVLAARGSGCGVVEHALTQLPYALFAAGLAATGFLLLA